AGGTGGCGGCGCTCGGGCCGGATGCGGTGAGGAGCCCGATCTCATTCTGCATCGCGTGGGGGTGGGATTTGGTGGTGGCTGGCTCGGTTCCTGAGCTCGGATTTGAGTGCGGGTGATCCAATCGTGTGCGAGTTTTATGTGTTTGGTGGTGATTAGATTAGGGTAGAATGTCAAATGGCGCTATTGGTTCTggatgtgtatgtgtatgtgcagtTTTGGTAATCGGTATGATCATTGTTGGATTGGATGAGCCAGTGATGTGATCCAAATGTTTGCCTTGATCCTCACCCTTGATCTTAGTGATTCTGTTTTGCTTGCTTGGGGCAAAAGTAAAGTACATTTCGGGTCACTGTTATGTTTTCATTCGTGGCTTCAAGGGCAATTAAATGCTGGCTTGGTTTGTGTTTCTGCTTGTGATCAGCTGCCTGCTTTACCAACATGAATCGGCTGCACTGCATAGGCTCTTCTTAGTTCATTTCCTTAAACTGCTTGTTTCAAATGCCTGTATAGATGATTTGTTAAGGGTGTTCAGTGGGTACACGTTTGATGCTGTAGCTTTACCAACCTGAATCAGTTGCATTGCCTGGGCCTTCTGATTTTGTTTACTTAAACTGCTTGCTTGATTAGCAGGCATGGATAGTTCATTAGGGGTGTTCAGCGGTTACACAATGTGAGATTTGGTTACATTATGTTGGTTTTTGGTAGATGGGCTATTGCGCTATAAGATCGTTGTGTAGTCCAACTGTATTGCCGATTTGTAGAAGTTAGCTTGTGATCTTTGGATGCAACCAATTTTATAACTTGTATGTGTAGATAACCAAAATTTTGAAGTTGGTGCAGATGATGGCTCATTTGTCGAAGCCCTTGCTGTATCCCTTGAAAACGTAGGGTTGTGTTGTGCATCCTTCCTTAGTTTAAGGAATATGGACAAGTAAAAAAATGTTGAATCCCTGATCACATTTTTAATGAAAAACTGCGATGTGCTTTATATTATAAAAAAGTTCCATTGATATAAAGGCTTTTGATGCATAGTGTCATTAGTCAACAGTCTGATGCCTTTTCATGGGTTTGACCCACAAATTCATGTCATACACCTGTATGAATAACTGCCGATGTGTTTCAATGTTTCCAGATCCTTTCTGAATTCAGATGTTCTCCATCATGCACTCGTGGTCTCATATTCGGAAGCGAGCCTGTTTGCCCACCTGATTGCTTCCAGTACAAGGGAACACTTGATGTCTTCTTGAAAGTAGTTAGACAGGTAATTCAGTGTCAATTCTTTTTGTTAGTATCTGTCATTGAAGTAAAGTAAGTGGCAATATATGGTGGACACATAAGACTCACAACTGTGCTTAACTGGTTGTTTTTCAGGAGGGATTCGGTAGATTGTGGAGAGGAACAAATGCAGGCTTGGCATTAGCTGTACCAACTGTgagttctttttctcttttacaTTCATTGTGCGGGTCGCTGCCTTCTGTTTAAAACTTTAAATGTTCTATGCTGTTTCAGATGTGTGTGGAACATCTTTTAGTTTCAGTTTGTCCCATTTGAATTATTCATTTCATTTGCACTTAGATTTGAATATGATTTAGTCCATTTAGTCTTATTCTGTTGAGATATGGATAGTTCATTTTTTTAGCTGGAGGCATTTGTGGTTAGTTTGTACTTTGGAATAGTACTTTGTATGTTCAAATAATTCCAATGCTGTAAATGAAGCCCATGGCACAATATAATGTTCTAAATCCATGTTATTTTCTTGATCATAAACAGGTTGGAATATACTTGCCTTGCTATGATATATTCCGCAACTGGATTGAGGATTTCACAAGAAGTAATGCTCCAGGATTGACACCATATGCCCCGTTAGTAGCAGGATCAGTTGCACGTTCATTAGCATGTATTGCTTGTTCCCCAATTGAGCTAGCAAGGACACGTATGCAGGTACACCTCCATCTAGCGAGTTCCATATATGGGCTCATGTTAGAtcaataatttataatttagtTATTATGTCTCACAATGCAATCCATTCATCTCAGATCATTGTTTCTGGGCACAAATTATTCCTGTGTATCAAATGGTCACTACTCTGTGGTAACAGGCGTATAAAGAATTTCGCCCTGGCGTAAAGCCTCCTGGAATGTGGAAAACCTTGGTTGGTGTTCTCTCGCCACTTGCAAATTCAAGTCAGAGTGGTATGTTGGTTTATCTGTTTCTGTGACTAGTAAATTTTCCTTTTAGCTGGATGGCATGTCAGCATCTACATGCCATCTATTTTTATTTTGGTAGCTGCCAAATTCTCAAAACCTTGATTCAAACTGCTTAATTGTTCTGATTGTGAATGTTGAAACAGTACAAAACTACCGTGTTCTGTGGACTGGGGTGGGTGCACAACTTGCTCGGGATGTTCCTTTCTCTGGTATATGCTGGTCAACTCTTGAGCCCGTAAGTGTCTGTTCCCTGTGTCTTGGAGACAAGTAAGCATTCATGCCATACTTGTATGGCATGCATCTCACATTGTTTACACCATGTGTAGATTCGAAGAAAACTGCTTGGTCTTGTTGGAGAAGAAGGCAATGCAGCTAGTGTATTGGGAGCAAACTTTGCTGCTGGCTTTGTAGCAGGTAGTCTTGCTGCTGGTGCTACATGCCCTCTGGATGTTGCAAAAACAAGGAGACAGATAGAGGTTTGTGTACTATTGTATACTCTTTATATTAATGCCCCTTTTTCATCTGCTGCCTGTTCTGTATGTGGCATACTTGCGTTACTTCATTGCTGCCTATTAGCATTTCTTGTTTCTCATTCCATTCTTCTTATTTCCTGTTTTTGAATTCAGAAGGATACTGAGAAGGCAATGAGAATGACTACACGGCAAACATTAACTGAAATATGGAGGTAAGGAAACACCTCATTCCCAAAAAGTAAAGTAGCATTTTGGATGGACtgtatatttgttattttggttGGGTTGGTTTTTGAGTTTTGAACCCAAGATATGGGTTTGGTCAGTTGGGCATAGGTTGGTGGAGCTATGCTTTCCCATGTTGCTGACGATACCTAATAGTCACTACCAAGTCTTGCCTTCTTTTCAGTGTCATTTATGTTCACCTCAGGTACTGTAGCTGACCTGAGCCTTGAATTTCTTGAAACTGTTATCAAAACCCGATTTTGTTCTGTTACACAAAAATCTGTGTAGTGCTTGCAGAGCCTACTCATGTCTTTGCTTCATTTTCCAGGGTCTATGCCCATCAGAATTGATTAGATGCTAATAAATTGATTATGCATAGTTCCATGATTTTGTCCTGGCACTAGTCTAGTAGAATAAGATAAAAGACTGTTCACAATACGGTAGTCGATTTTGCTGCTTGTTTGTATTAATTATTTACTTTCCTGGGACAGGTCTGGAGGTGTGAAAGGTTTGTTCACTGGGGTTGGCCCACGCGTGGCTCGTGCTGGTCCATCAGTTGGCATTGTGGTTTCCTTTTACGAGGTTGTCAAGTATGCTCTTCATCAAAGGAACGCCTCATGACCTATATTTGTCGAAAAGACTGAACTCCCTTCTTGACTCTGTAAAAACAAGACATACCACTCCCCAGAAAGTACCTTTGGTTACTCCAAGCATTGAATGGGCAGGGCGAGGTGTCACTTGGAAAGATCAGAGTACTCAGCAGCATCGAACACTCAACAAGGCTTTTTCGGGGACGCAGTCCATTTCAGCCAAAGATACCATCTCAGTTTTGGTTTGGTGGAGCAGGCTCCAGTTTTTTCTGGCAGGGCTTTGGACAATCGTCTAAGCTTATGGACGGAGCTGGAGCTGCTTTGATTAACTTAGGTAGACCCTGTAATTGGAGGTGTAGTCAGGTTGATGCTGATCAATAATACCACCAAAACTACAGAAGAAATTTTGCATGTTAgtctagaaaaaaaattgtcTCGTGACTAGGTCAGCTTTTAAACGGACTTGTAGTTGCTgccttagtttttttttttaaaattctacGTGACGACCGTGGATCAACAAGATTTATTGGTTTTCGAGTTTTAATAGCTGTGGCTTGCGGCACTGTTTACTCGTACTGGTTTCGTAACTTTAGTACTTGTATTTGGCATCTGGAGTGCAGGTTTGTACCTTCCAATTAACCATGTGACAGATGTATCTCCGGAAATGATTCCATGGGATGATCTATTTATAGGCCAAGTCTCGCTTTGGCCATTACCTCTACGGTGGCTGTTACATCCCCCGCGGCCAGGACCCTTGATTCCATGCATTGCTCACTCGAGCGCCGTCACACTAGGTCAGAATTGAGCTTGGGAGGCGTCTGGAACTGGAATCCTGTTGCTTCGAGTTTTTTCATTGCACGCTTTGCTGGATCAGCAGCATTGCACGACTTGTAAATTGCCCACGGGTTTGATGACAATATGTGGAAATGGTAGGCAATCACATAGGCATTAGCAGATAGCAACATGGCTGTTTTCGGATGAGGCGAGATAGGATATGAGAGCTGGTGTATCATCTACGATCTCGAAATTAATTAAGCTTCCTATTCAAaaagaatgaacaacatgacgGGAGATTGAGGAGGGATGGCTCATGGCAGCATGCTTTCAGACCAATGAGTTATTCTCCACTTGTTATAGATGCTCAATATATTGTACCATAGAAGAAGTTTTCTGTTTCTATCAAATTTGCGGTGCATGATTCGTTCCAATCAGGTTTGGCTTTCAGCTGGGTTTTGAGGTGCctaaatttttgtgttttccTACTCGATGATGCCAAGTATAATGTCAATTTCATGAAGATTAAAGATCACATACCATGAACCTTTACGGAACAAGCACACATACCATGAAGATTAAAGATCAGGGCAACGAAGGGTACTTGACTTACAGTTGCGCAAGTTATGTTTGCTAGTAAGCACAATTGATCGTAACTTGTACTTGCATTGCTTATTGAGGATgtcctttttgtttttgtttctctccCTTAGCATTAGTATGATCGACTACAACTACAAGCACTCCATGATATGACATTTCTTCCAAATTCCCAAATTGTAATGGACTCGACACGTCAAGGAATTatatggaactggcatgcttttgtcacaactcacaaagatGCGACAATCAGACACTTGTTTTTCAAATGCAGTTTTGCCTATCCAGTATGGTCTATCATTTATGCGTCTTTGGGTTTATCACAACAGTGTAGTGTGGCTAGTATGTTTGGATCTTGGCTCTCGGCTCTTAGTATAATAACCTAAAACTGCTGCATTACTAGGCGCGGGGGCTACTTGCTGGTACTTATGGTTGTACAGATATGATTtggtttttggaaaaaaaaaatcttcttcTCCTTTACCGGTTATCTACTCAGTCATGCACGGGATCCATATCTGAGCTATCATCTAGATGCCAGCATCTCAGGATTTTATTGTATCGGCATCTTGATGCTTGGCGCAAGTGGctaaggttttttttttcatccgGGCACAGTGTCAATCTAGTTTACGGATTGCATGTTACTAGTGTGTCGGTTCTTTTTCTACTTTTTTATGAGTATAATTTTTTGAAAGGTTATTTGCATCCTAGTTATGCAGATACTAGGAGCTTTTCAAGGTTTTCAATTACCTTGATTTAACAATCTTGAAATTAATAAAACTTACCAAAAAAGGTTACTTTCATAATAGTGGTGGGGTAGCTATTGTTATCAACTAATCTGCATCAACCAATTCTTCCACACGAATAATTTGAAGATTCATcaatattataaatttataaagaAAGGCATATACGTAATATAATTAAAACCAGTTACTTTATGCTCTATCTCATTTACTAAACATTTTTCATCTacattcatattttttttcactTTGCGTCAACACCTCCATGTGGTTGACATGTGTTGAATTGAATCTTTAGTTTGAGCTATGTGTTTAACATAAAAAATTATTACTCTCATAGATTATATTCCTCTAGAGATGCATACATAGATTACATTGTGACACACATCATGCATATATACTTTaagttagtatttttatattaacAATGATAGAAATATGTATTTAGAATAACATATTGGTGTACATTTTGGGATATTTTTCTTATAATGGTAGACGTAGACAATTGAGATTCAAATTTAGGGATTGTATTCTTTTTAACAATAGCAAATGGAAATAATTTAGATACAGATTTGTTGGGttagtttcttagtttttataaCAGATTTACTCGGCATCAGCTGATTGAAATTTGGTTACTTGTCAATCGACGATGCGGTTCGTCTGATCTGTAATGGATGTGGATCCCGTTTGTgtgtttattttgtttttggtcCCGCAATGCCGATTGAAATTTGGTTACTTGTCAATCGACGATGGGTTCGTCTGATTTGTGAAGGACGTGGATTTCATTTGTgtgtttattttgttttcaggcCCTCAACGGAGGCTGCATTAATTACCCGAAGCAGCTACCCTGTCATCATTTCCCCACCCCACCCTTTCAGGGTCTCCTCATAGCCCCAGACCCCCACCCACTCTTGTGTGAGAGAGAAGGAGTGGGGgtattcaaatttttaccattataatgAAGAGTGCCTCCTCAGATAGCACTTTTAGATTTGGCGCTACATTTTTTTTACCAGCGGAGTGAGAACATGGATTCATAATTGCCACTTGCTCGCGTGGCACGCCAGCACTGCAGTCCAGCTCAAATCCAAGTCAGGGGGTATTTAACTTTTTACCATTACAACAGTGGGTGCCTCCTCGGATAGCACTTTTAGATTTGGCCATACTTTTTTTACCAGCGGAGAGAGAAAATGGATACATGATTGCCACTTTTGCTTGCGTGGCACGCCAGCACCGCAGTCCAGCTCGGATCCGAGTCAGCAGCTCAGATAAAATGACCTTCCCTACCCCAGCCTCTGGTCCGTGTGACGACGCCTGCTCCTGCCCCCGCTCTGCCAACTGCTcccgccccgccggccacctcctttACTGGAAAAATGgcttaaggcaccggttgagagTGCCCTTTAGTACCGATTTTTGAATCGGTACCCCGAATGCGGTACCTAAGGCCGAAAGCAGTACCTAAGGCTAGAGTCTTTGCTACCGGGTAAAATAACTGGTACCTAAGGCCTTCTTTGGTCCCAAAATATTCACGCAAAATATTCTATGGCTGGGATTTGAACCCGCGACCTCTTGCCTCGCGcgttgctcctttaccatctcagaTTAAGGAgaagatattttccttttgaagtaacccataGACGA
The Panicum virgatum strain AP13 chromosome 6N, P.virgatum_v5, whole genome shotgun sequence genome window above contains:
- the LOC120679085 gene encoding mitochondrial carrier protein MTM1-like, which encodes MVGCSRGSLPTWMTAAASRVDLTGGAVSPSHQGSPSPSPSGPAPAAEADQELGMFERALSAAGAAFVSAIIVNPLDVAKTRLQAQAAGVLYHYPPQVAALGPDAILSEFRCSPSCTRGLIFGSEPVCPPDCFQYKGTLDVFLKVVRQEGFGRLWRGTNAGLALAVPTVGIYLPCYDIFRNWIEDFTRSNAPGLTPYAPLVAGSVARSLACIACSPIELARTRMQAYKEFRPGVKPPGMWKTLVGVLSPLANSSQSVQNYRVLWTGVGAQLARDVPFSGICWSTLEPIRRKLLGLVGEEGNAASVLGANFAAGFVAGSLAAGATCPLDVAKTRRQIEKDTEKAMRMTTRQTLTEIWRSGGVKGLFTGVGPRVARAGPSVGIVVSFYEVVKYALHQRNAS